Genomic window (Cucumis sativus cultivar 9930 chromosome 2, Cucumber_9930_V3, whole genome shotgun sequence):
CCAGGAGCCCAGTTGAAATCCACATAATGATAAGAATGTGTTGATGAAATCGATGGTTCCCTTGTGAATATtgagctgttttttttctaatggtAAGCCAATAATATTTGATCGAAGCAACATGAATtatctttgtttgtttgttgcaCAGGGTTTATTGTAGGTCGGGTTGTGGTGAGACTGTATGTAAGACCTGATATAAGTTAAGATCAAGTAAATGCGTGTTACTCTCCAAGGAGATGTTTGACTTGCAAGTTTtacacttttattttgttcttaaatttCTACAGCCCATTCTAGAGGAATTCAAGCTTAAGAAAccaaagttattaaaatatcGAGTCGTCCACTAATAGTGACAATACTACACTTGGTTTATGTCACATTGCCTAATGGCCTAGTAAGCAGTTCGTTGTACTAATTGCTTCATTTTATGTATAAGCGTGGCATCGAATAtaccaaattaatatattatgaGTTCTTTATAGCATGcatgcaattttttttgatGATGCAAGGTGGTGAGAGAAGAGTCATTGAACTACTTGAAAGTGAATCAATAAAACAGCTGGATCAACCTCTAATAGAGGGTGAAGAAAAGAGGTCAAGGTCTCAAAGAACACTGTGGAACTTTCTCCTTAAACCGCATGCTGTTGGAAAAGCTCTGCTCACTATAGAGAAGTTTGGTCTTGTTCAATATGTAGGGCACTGATCTGGAATTCTTTTTCAGCTTGTTCTCGATAATGAGTTTTCTTATGtacatatattatatgcaTTGGTGATTTAGATGATTCTGAAGACAGCAACTGCATTTATAGCATTTATATTGGAGCTTTTTGGAGTTTATGGCGATGGGAAGTTCAAGTGGTCCTACGGGTATGTATTTAAATTTGCACTAATAACCAATGATGATGGTGAATTGAATAGTTTGGTTATGTAACTCTCTACTTTTAAAGCTTATTTTCGAAATGTGATTAAAGCAAGAAATGGAcatgttttatgtttaacaaatttgtagtGGAATCTATCCCTTATTGAGCAAAATATATCATTCTTACATCTATATCCTCTTGTTATAGTCAACGCCGTTGATATTAGCATTTCTACTGCCTCTGTGCTCATGACCCTTCACGTTTCTACCTTAGTTTTGAAGATTTACATTTGTTTTGCTTCACTTCTGCTTATGCCTTGCTGTATCATGTTTCCCGTAGGTATCCATACATAGCAGTGGTACTCAACTTCAGTCAGATGTGGGCACTATTTTGTCTTGTCCAATTTTATAATGTAACTCACGAGCAACTGAAACCAATAAAGCCACtagcaaaatttattagtTTCAAAGCCATAGTGTTTGCAACATGGTGGCAAGGTGTAGGTATTGCTCTATTACGTGAACTTGAAGTTCTGCCGAAGGAGGGGAAACTAGAAATTGGACTGCAGGACTTCTTAATTTGCATAGAAGTAATCTGCCTGACTTTGCATTTGGCAGctaaattttcttctcaaattttgtgtgccttgttttgtttattaagtatctaattctttaattaaactaCTTATGTTCAACTTTGATTAATGTTTTATTCAtggtttttgtgtttttttttttttggatgtgTGCTCTTTCTTTTCGAAGTCCttatcttttcttatttttctattgaattGCAGATGGCTATTGCAGCTGTGGctcatatatttgttttatctgCGGAACCGTATCGTTACATACCAGTTTCTGCATGTGGAGTGGCAACCATAGAAACAATCAAAGGAGCGTCGGAGgtcaaagaaggaaaagataaaaagtcAGCTCTGGTAGAAAGGATGGAAACCCATGTGGAGGCTCCTGGGACGAGCGTCACTGAGAGTGTCCAGGACATAGTTCTGGAAGGCGGCCAACGAGTAAGTAGCGTCTAGACATATGCTCAAAACAGTTTTTAGCATCTCATGTTTAACACTTACGTAGCAGGTTGTCAAGGATGTTGTATTGACCATAAACCAAGCAATAAGACCAGTGGAGAAAGGCGTGGCCATGATACAAGAGACCCTTCACCAGCGAACGATAGGTTCAGATGAATTAGAGTCAGATGTAGAGGTTGAAGAATACgtggaagaaaatggaaatctTGTTGGAACTAAAGTTGTctgagactttttttttttttttttttttttgcctttcaATAGATGAATTATGGATGGATGTAATTTTGATGTTACATGTTCCGTCAGTGTAGTTTTGATGACTGTCATATTCTTTTCAAgctaaataaaatgtttacaatCACTCTTCCAGCGATCTGTATTCATCTCTAAATATAATTACGTGTGATATACGAATTCATAGAGTATACACTACTTAAAAATAGAAGCGAGTTCTCTTGAACTGtgaatagtaataaaaaagaaggagCTCTCATTCGAGTCACTTCTTCATAGCCGCACACCACAGTTTTCTGATTGGCTTTCCATCCCGTAACCTTGTGACTAGATCTGCgcaaacaaaatttcattccATGTATCAGGGACGCCTGGTAGACACCAGTGGAGACAATCCTGAACACCGACTTTGGCCGTTATGCTATATTTAGATATATGAGCCTCGTCTCTAAGCTGGGAAAGGGCTGTTATGTCCAAAATCTTAACCCCCGTCCCCTTCACGGCACCTGCAGCACTCTCATCACTTGATTCATCTTGTGATACTTCCTTTCCAATCGACATAGGTCTCGTGTTGTCACAGCTTCCTCCAGTATTCCAATCTCCACCCACAAAGTGTCTTGGTGAAATTGATCGATAGAAAGCTTTCAAGCCCGGATACTTTGGCAGCTGAGAGTTCACCCAGTTGACAATACTATAAACGGTGAAATTCTTGGCACTCCAAATCATTGCGAGTTTCTTGTCATTGTTTGGCTTACCATCCACATGCATCACCCAACGGTTAGCCTTGAGCTTTCCACGATTCCAGTGGTGTCCTGTGTTCAGAACCAACacatcaaatttattaatatatcgCTGTAGGAATGCAGGTGGTCGATCCAAATGCATGGCATAATCAGTGCTTCCATCTTTTTCATCCAAGGGCTCCACGTCACATAGGCTAGCTGACCAATAATAGAGTATTGTAGTATTGGTGCTTGGGAATCGATATGCCCACCCGTTAGGGCGTGTGTTACCAGGAGCTAAGATCAAGTTGTATTCTTTCCCCACATCTACAAACTGCTGCTCCTTCCCACCAGTGACCATACACATCAAAGACTGGAATTGTTGGCGTCCCAAGGAGTCTCCAACAAAGGCTAGAGTTTTGTCTTGCATCCTGAATGAAGCAGAATCATAAACATTATAATAGGGTCGTAACTATCTACATTACCATGACAcatgaacaaacaaaaagtagaaaatagggATCGCCTAAGGGCATAGACAAAACTGGAAAAGAATATGCTCGATAATGTCCTAACCTTTGTGattacttcttttattttgtgtaaCTTGCTATGATAGATCAGGATTTGGAAATCAAAAGTGTAtcatacaaaatacaaataaactATCAAGACCAACTTAGGGTGGAATAGAAATAAATCGATAATTAGTGAACTTTAAAGTTAACTGGCCGATATACGAAGTAATATTTTAGGTGGAGATTTGTCATCCCTTTTCTTGAAGTACTTAAGATACAGTTGACCTCCAAAGAGGTTTTCAGCCTACAGAAAATGTGGTCAGCAGCGTTAGAAGCTGGGGTGGTGGTTGGGTTGTGGATTTGTTGAATTGGAAAATAGTTAACCTCAATCTAGATGGTGCAAGAAATAATCTGAAGTTTCTCAAAAGGATACCTTTTCAGAAACTCGGAGCCTTTGAATCTTTCCATTTCACAATTATTTGGTTGCCATCTAAGATTTTCATAGGAAAAATCTGCACGTTGAGTCAGACGACAAGCCCACATGCTAGAAAGCCATTGCTTGCATTCAAACCCAGAATACGAAGGTTGCTTCTCATCTACAACCCATTTTCCTTTGGCATAATTGCAGGCTGCAATTCGTCAGATAAAGTACAAAATCTATTAGTACATGTACACCAAATCgataaaatcataaacaaaagCATGTGGAACTTAAAAGGTATACTCTTATCAATAACATGATCAAAGGCTCAAAGAATATAGCAGAATCATACCATTTTTACAAGACTGGCATAGCAGAGCAGAAAactgacaaaaaaaaaaaaagtttttggTAGTGATAACGTAATTTGCTTATGAAACAAACAgtagaaaaaactaattatt
Coding sequences:
- the LOC101210180 gene encoding protein trichome birefringence-like 14 isoform X1, with the protein product MKKGFYGLRGKELSLVTIALMCTVIIMLTWEKTPLLNTIPPPQTRLQLSLDRGRLVSISPSGQQEHTSEYVPIFEDKNTVSNQEARRPSSHSYSNEEDTVSSQNKGNHIGSREVTHKQIVELRNDGNSGSPKEIIEDETIHNQIVVKGKTAPIKKEVLKPKPKELDEKIEEAVEENYSSQAEQSVEENYSRQAEESVDSVLPIVYNISTIDEKLKKNQACNYAKGKWVVDEKQPSYSGFECKQWLSSMWACRLTQRADFSYENLRWQPNNCEMERFKGSEFLKRMQDKTLAFVGDSLGRQQFQSLMCMVTGGKEQQFVDVGKEYNLILAPGNTRPNGWAYRFPSTNTTILYYWSASLCDVEPLDEKDGSTDYAMHLDRPPAFLQRYINKFDVLVLNTGHHWNRGKLKANRWVMHVDGKPNNDKKLAMIWSAKNFTVYSIVNWVNSQLPKYPGLKAFYRSISPRHFVGGDWNTGGSCDNTRPMSIGKEVSQDESSDESAAGAVKGTGVKILDITALSQLRDEAHISKYSITAKVGVQDCLHWCLPGVPDTWNEILFAQI
- the LOC101210180 gene encoding protein trichome birefringence-like 16 isoform X2, which produces MKKGFYGLRGKELSLVTIALMCTVIIMLTWEKTPLLNTIPPPQTRLQLSLDRGRLVSISPSGQQEHTSEYVPIFEDKNTVSNQEARRPSSHSYSNEEDTVSSQNKACNYAKGKWVVDEKQPSYSGFECKQWLSSMWACRLTQRADFSYENLRWQPNNCEMERFKGSEFLKRMQDKTLAFVGDSLGRQQFQSLMCMVTGGKEQQFVDVGKEYNLILAPGNTRPNGWAYRFPSTNTTILYYWSASLCDVEPLDEKDGSTDYAMHLDRPPAFLQRYINKFDVLVLNTGHHWNRGKLKANRWVMHVDGKPNNDKKLAMIWSAKNFTVYSIVNWVNSQLPKYPGLKAFYRSISPRHFVGGDWNTGGSCDNTRPMSIGKEVSQDESSDESAAGAVKGTGVKILDITALSQLRDEAHISKYSITAKVGVQDCLHWCLPGVPDTWNEILFAQI
- the LOC101215675 gene encoding protein LAZ1 homolog 2 isoform X2; its protein translation is MKTSISITPQQEDIYGDLYQPALIIATCFAVTALMLSLFLILQHLKSYSNPSEQKWIVAVLFMVPVYATQSIISLWNSRFSLACDILRNCYEAFALYSFGRYLIASLGGERRVIELLESESIKQLDQPLIEGEEKRSRSQRTLWNFLLKPHAVGKALLTIEKFGLVQYMILKTATAFIAFILELFGVYGDGKFKWSYGYPYIAVVLNFSQMWALFCLVQFYNVTHEQLKPIKPLAKFISFKAIVFATWWQGVGIALLRELEVLPKEGKLEIGLQDFLICIEMAIAAVAHIFVLSAEPYRYIPVSACGVATIETIKGASEVKEGKDKKSALVERMETHVEAPGTSVTESVQDIVLEGGQRVVKDVVLTINQAIRPVEKGVAMIQETLHQRTIGSDELESDVEVEEYVEENGNLVGTKVV
- the LOC101215675 gene encoding protein LAZ1 homolog 2 isoform X1; this encodes MIKTGRIIMKTSISITPQQEDIYGDLYQPALIIATCFAVTALMLSLFLILQHLKSYSNPSEQKWIVAVLFMVPVYATQSIISLWNSRFSLACDILRNCYEAFALYSFGRYLIASLGGERRVIELLESESIKQLDQPLIEGEEKRSRSQRTLWNFLLKPHAVGKALLTIEKFGLVQYMILKTATAFIAFILELFGVYGDGKFKWSYGYPYIAVVLNFSQMWALFCLVQFYNVTHEQLKPIKPLAKFISFKAIVFATWWQGVGIALLRELEVLPKEGKLEIGLQDFLICIEMAIAAVAHIFVLSAEPYRYIPVSACGVATIETIKGASEVKEGKDKKSALVERMETHVEAPGTSVTESVQDIVLEGGQRVVKDVVLTINQAIRPVEKGVAMIQETLHQRTIGSDELESDVEVEEYVEENGNLVGTKVV
- the LOC101215675 gene encoding protein LAZ1 homolog 2 isoform X3 translates to MVPVYATQSIISLWNSRFSLACDILRNCYEAFALYSFGRYLIASLGGERRVIELLESESIKQLDQPLIEGEEKRSRSQRTLWNFLLKPHAVGKALLTIEKFGLVQYMILKTATAFIAFILELFGVYGDGKFKWSYGYPYIAVVLNFSQMWALFCLVQFYNVTHEQLKPIKPLAKFISFKAIVFATWWQGVGIALLRELEVLPKEGKLEIGLQDFLICIEMAIAAVAHIFVLSAEPYRYIPVSACGVATIETIKGASEVKEGKDKKSALVERMETHVEAPGTSVTESVQDIVLEGGQRVVKDVVLTINQAIRPVEKGVAMIQETLHQRTIGSDELESDVEVEEYVEENGNLVGTKVV